The genomic interval aattataaatatactctcataatataatattaaaaaaattacatctaaggacaatataataatttcataaataaatagtatacatcattttatcactttttttttccaCCAAACAACTTAAAAAGATTGCTACTCTCCTTCCCTCTTATTCTACATCCTCTACTCATTCTCTATTCTTCCTATTTTCCATCTTTAAATGGCGCTCTATGATTGGTTAATGATATTTCTAAAacgttattttcttaaattatataagattCGATACTTAAGTACACTTATGACACCAAAAAAAGtgttaagcaccaataatattttttaacaattctCTACCACATTTTAACTTAGAGTTGAGACTTAAAAATTACTAAGACGACATTTGGTTGAAAtgacattttattatttttaaaataaaaccaaacaaaaaaatagaataaaagttattttcttttcattctattcatttttattaCTTCCAACCAAATACCACCTAACCTGACAAATTACTTACATATCATTTTCTTTAGTTTTAAGGCTGAtgattgtaacatatatttgaCATTAAACTTTTAAAATCATATTTGGCTTATTACCTactaaaaaattgttaaaaaaaaaaaaaatagagaatgtAATTGAAGCCGACAACCCAACCCAAGAGAACACACTCCATAAAATGGGTCGAAGAGGGCAACTCTAACCAGGCCAAAGCCCAACAACCATTTGGAGTGAGAAACGGGCCAGGCCCAATTATTCCCTCGGCCTCTCTCAAGTCCTCTCCTCTCCTCCCTCTGAAACTCAAAGCTGACCAATGGCCATGTTTTTGATTGTCGAAGCGAACTCCTCCTTGCTCCAGCTTCACCACATCAACGGTAAGACAAGTGTTATTAACCATCGCAACCacacttttctttctttctctctctaactatacatattatatttttttcggCAGGGTTAAGCTATgagctgtaaaaaaaaaaacgtagaATTGACACTTCTTAGAGACTATAAATTAGAGAAGAAAATTTGATTGATATAGATTATGAACCTTTGGAGCCCACTATAGAATCAggcacacattttttttttttttaaaaaaaatatttatctatcaaTGGTTGAGTTTCTTGAGTATTATCTTTTTGACAATGTTTctgttattttgatatttgaaATTAGATTGGAACACTAAAAGAAAGCTGTGCTGATGTTATTCTGCTTGATTGGGTTGGGAGATTTTTCTTTACTgttctattcttttttttttcttgatggtAGTGATATATTTGGTGCTTTTTAACTTTAAGAATGTATTTTAATAGTTTTGTGCTATATTTTCTTACACTGATTGTgatgttttctttctttcactTGGATTGGTACTCTCAAAGAAAAAAGATTGGTAGTTTCTGTCAAAGACTCAAAGGAGCAAAGGAAGCTATTTGCTTAATTGAGAATTTCTAAGAAAGGtattttattcactttcataatTTGATTAATATCTAAatcttaatttatatataaattaatttgttgATGCTGTCTGTGCCTATATATAGATTGGCTTGCCTAATACTTGATAACCCGGATAAATTTGGATTGCTAACTTTATATATCTATACATGTCTGCTATAATAGTACTGGCATTTTTCATGCGTATGTGcaaacaatcattttttttctttagaagCATTCATATAATTAAGTACATTTGTTTGATTAATTCAACACACTTTTGGTAAATTGGTCTCAAGAAGTACAAACTCTCTTGGATATATTTTGATTGTTAGTTTCTTACATAATATAAAATCACTATGTATCGAGTGAGACCAATTCTACCTTGCTACTTAGGAAGAATCAAAAAGGCTTCCTTAGAAGTAAACATTATGAGTAAGGATTGTGATAATTTTGAGTAGATATTTGTACAAAACTTGGTGAATGTTTGCTAAtccatttaaaaaaacaaaacaaagaaaaaaaaaaggctttTTAAGCATCATTAaggaaaaaaaagtgaaaaaatagCTATAATAATGTCTTCTTTCTCTTAGGTGATTATTCAACTTACTTTACACTACATTTCTTTTTTCTGAATCCCAAAGCCCTGTACTTGGTTCTTCCCTTCTGCCCTGCACCTAATTTTGAGTTAAAATTGTTGGCAAGTGCAAATATATTACTTTTTCCCCCTTACTTCATTTATAACTTTCACATTCCATGGATTTTGGCCTCTTAATTTATTTGGGTGTCAGCTTTTGAGGGGTTTGGTTTAGAGTTTAGATTCAAAAGTTGGTCTTGCTTTTTATTTAAAGGTATAGGTACAACGTGTGAAGGTTGTCATTTTGGCTGTTTGAAAATTTGGGATGCTTGACTTGTTATTCTTTCATGTGCAGAAATGTAAATGTTTGTCACTAATTTGTATCACTGGAGTTCTCTCAAAATCCTAACTTCAACAAAACTCAACACATCACATTCACATAACATTTTTCGATCATACAATTTCGTTTCTCGCTGTTCTTCCTGTGCCTCTCACCTTTTCTCAACATTCTCTTGCAAAACCAGTCTAAACGAACAATCATGCGTGCAATATATTCAGAGGTGTGGGACCTTGAACCAGCTCAAACAAATACAGACCCAGATTTTCATGGCCGGATTACACCAAAGTAGGGGTCCTATCAACAAGCTCATGGCCTTCTGCACAGACCCATCTCTTGGTAACATGGGGTACGCTGAAAAGATATTTGATTTCATTCAAGAACCATCTCTGTTCATTTACAATGTTATGCTTAAAGCTTTAGCTAAACAGGGCAGCTTCAAAAGAGTGGTTTGGCTTTTTAATCGTTTAAGAGTGGTTGGCTTGTGGCCTGATAATTTCACGTACCCATATGTTCTTAAAGCAATTGGGTCCCTGGGAGATGTTCAAGAAGGAAGAAAGGTTCATGGGATTGTGATTAAAACTGGGCTTGAGTTCGATACGTATGTATGTAACTCCCTCATTGACATGTATGCTCAATTGGGTGAGGTTCAATTTTTCACCAAACTGTTTGAGGAAATGCCTCAGAGAGATTCTGTTTCTTGGAATGTCATGATTTCTGCTTATGTTAAGTGTAGGAGGTTTGGGGATGCTATTGATCTTTTCAGATGTATGAGAGTAGAGAGCAAAGAAAAGCCAACTGAAGCTACTATTGTGAGCACCCTATCCGCTTGTACAGCGTTGAAAGATATAGAACTTGGTAAGGACATTCATGATTATGTTAGAAACAACCTTGATTTCACTGTCAGAATCAACAATGCattattagatatgtatgcCAAGTGTGGTTTTTTAATCGACGCTCGAAAGATTTTTGATGAGATGCCAATGAAAAATGTCATCTGTTGGACTAGTCTGGTTTCTGGTTATGTACACTACAACAAGTTGGATGAAGCTAGAGAGTTGTTCGAAAGAAGTCCGTTTAAAGATGTGGTGCTTTGGACGGTTATGATCAATGGATATGTACAACACAATTGCTTTGATGAGGCAATTTCTCTATTCCAGGAGATGCAAAGACAAAGAGTGAAAGCAGATAGATTTACAGTGGTTTCTCTCCTCACAGGTTGTGCTCAGTTGGGAGTATTAGAACAAGGGAAATGGATTCACGGCTACATAAACGAACATGGAATCAAAATTGATGCTGTTGTTGGCACTGCTCTAATTGAAATGTATGGGAAATGCGGGTGCATCGATGAATCTCTGGAAATTTTCGAAGGAATAAGGGACAAAGATACAGCCTCTTGGACTTCAATTATTTGTGGACTTGCCATGAATGGGCAGGCAAACAAAGCACTAGAGTTTTTCTCAGAAATGAAAAGAGTTGGCATTAACCCTGACTATATCACATTTATTGGTGTTTTAAGTGCTTGTAGTCATGCAGGTTTGGTTGAAGATGGCCGCCGGTACTTCCACTCTATGACAACTCTGTACAACATTGAGCCAAAGTTAGAACACTACGGGTGTCTGATTGACCTTTTCGGTCGAGCTGGACTGTTACATGAAGCAGAAGAGTTTATAGAAAAGATCCCAAATGATAATATTGAGACTATTATTCCACTTTACGGTGCATTGCTTAGCGCTTGTAGAATCCATGGAAATGTTGAGATGGGGGAACGGGTGGCAAGAAGGCTAGCAGATATTGAATCAAGTGATTCTAGTGTTCACATGCTTCTTGCTAACATTTATGCCTCTGCTGATAGATGGGAAGACATGACAAAGGTGAGAAGGAACATGAATAATCTCCGAGTTAGAAAGGTACCAGGATGTAGTTCAGTAGAGATTAACAGTTTCGTCTGTTAGTATTTTATTAGAGATGTGAGAACACTAGAATGAAGAAATCCTTGTTGAGATCAATAGAGAAATCTGCACCAAGAGTCCAATTGCATCTTCTTGTGTCCTTATTGTTGAAGCTATGAAGAGACATTTGAAAGAGTCCAACTGCTGCTTCTACTTACCATGTTCTTCATTGGCCTAGTGTGGTTTGTTTAATTAAAATCACAAAGCCCCTTGTGCATGTATTAAGAATAGTTGATGGGATGCACTTACTGTTCGTTTCTTACgctgaattatataatattgatttgtatagtattattttaaattgtattgtatattatatttttgtgtaatattatgttgaattttgatttatataaaaatattgtatatcACACAATACTAAAATATGTACCAAATGTTGGCTCTGTGAACCACTTTGTTTTCAAGTTGTAAAGGAGTGTTGGGAGGAATATCCTTCGGTGGGGATTCAAGAGAAAATTCAGCGGTGTGGGGAGATTCTCTCAGAGTGGGGAAAAGACTACTCTAGAAACTTTGCTTCTCGCATTAAACACTGGAAAAATGAGGCGAGACGATGGAAGAATGGCCGTGATCCTGATGCCATTACTAAGTACAAAGAGGCCGAGACTGAGCTTTTCGAAGTTCTCACTCAAAAGGAGGTTTTTTGGCGCCAACGCTCGAAGCAACTTTGGTTGCAAGAGGGAGATAAAAATAGCAAATTCTTTCATGCTACGGCTTCATCTCGGCGGCGGACGAATGCCATTGATAAGCTTCAGAAGGACGATGGAACTTGGGTTGACTGGGATTCGGGTTTATCTGAGGTTATGTGTTCTTATTTTCGAAATCTATTTACTAGTTCTCCTTGCCATATGGATGATGTTCTTGATGGTATTTTACCCTCTATTTCTTCGGCCCAGAATGATTTTTTAATGCAACCTTTGACTGATGAAGAAGTGAAAGCAGCTCTTTTCCAGATGCACCCAGATAAGTCTCCGGGTCCTGATGGTATGACACCAGGGTTCTATCAAAAGTTTTGGGCTATTGTGGGCGCTGATGTGATTAAACAGGTTCGGTCTTTTTTCTTAGTTGGTCATTTGCCAATTGGTCTTAATCATATTAATCTGGTGTTGATCCCTAAGAAGAAAAATGCCACTACCATGGGAGACCTGCGCCCTATTGCTCTCTGTAATGTTCTTTACAAGGTGTGTTCTAAAGTGCTTGCTAATCGGTTGAAGAGTGTTCTTCCCTCTGTGATTTCTGAAAACCAAAGTGCTTTTATCCCGGGGCATCTTATCACTGATAATATTATGGTTTCGTTTGAGGTAATGCATTATCTTAAGCGGAAGAGGGTCGGTAAGGAAGGTTATATGGCTCTGAAGCTTGATATGAGCAAAACTTATGATCGGGTTGAGTGGATTTTTCTTCGTCACATGATGCTTAAAATGGGTTTTCAAGACCGAATGGTGGATTTTATTATGCATTGTGTTTCTTCGGTTTCTTACACAATTACTCATGGGGGTCGTGAGATGGGGCCGATTACACCGGGAAGGGGTCTTCGTCAAGGTGATCCCCTCTCTCCTTATTTGTTTCTGTTGTGTGCTGAGGGTCTTTCTGCTCTTATAAAGAGATTTGAAGCCAGGAGTGTTCTTCATGGGTGTCGTGTGTGTAATGGTGCTCCTGTTGTTTCTCATATGTTGTTTGCTGACGATTGCTACATTTATTGCAAAGCCATTGCTAGGAAGGCTCATAGCATTCTTCTTTTACTTCAACTTTTCGAACAAGCTTCAGGTCAGTGTGTTAactattcaaaatcaaatatattttttagtttaaacaCTACCTCCGCTTCTCGACAAGATATGTGTAATCTGCTCCGCATGCATGAAGCTCCTGACAATAGTATGTATCTCGGCCTCCCCTGTGTTATGGGCCGTAATAAGAATGCCATACTTGGTTTCTTGAAGGATAAAATGCAGAAACGAATTTTGAGTTGGGAAGGTCGTTTGCTTTCTAAAGCAGGTAAAGAGGTGTTGATCAAAACTGTTGCCCAAGCTCTCCCTACTTATGCTATGTCTGTCTTCTTGTTGCCTGTggaaacttgtaataagttAGAAGGAATGATGAGTAAATATTGGTGGAGCTCGGGCTCTAATAAAAAACGTGGGGTCAGTTGGTCAAGTTGGAAGAATATGTGTCGGCATAAACATCATGGTGGGCTTGGTTTTCGTCACTTACGGGATTTCAACTTAGCTATGCTAGGAAAACAAGCTTGGAGATTAGTCTCGAATGAGCATTCTTTGGTTAGTCGGGTCTATAAGGCTCGATATTACTCTCATGGGTCGTTTTGACTGCTTCTCTTGGTCAGAATCctagttttatttggaaaagcaTCTTCGAAACACAAGAGCTGATCAAGAAAGGCGCTCGACGGGTTGTTGGTCCTGGTACAAGTATTAGTGTTCAGTTTGATCCTTGGTTAGAAGATGCTTCACATCCGTGGGTCACTACTATTGCTAATGGTATGGAGCAGTGGAAGGTTAACAATCTCATGGTGCCAGGAGAAAGATATTGGGATTTGGAAGTGATCTCCGATATCTTCAATGATCGGGATAAGGAGTTAATTTTGAAGACCAACATTGTTCAGGAGTCCACGATTGATACTTGGTATTGGTCTTTGGATCTGCATGGTGCTTACACTGTAAGAGAGGCCTATCGTTTGCTTCATCAGGCTGATGTCTCTAACACTAGTGACTTTGAGATGAAAATTTGGAAGATCGCTTGGAAGCTTCAAGTCCCTCCGAAAGTTCACCAACTTATGTGGCGTGCTTTGACAGGCTGTTTGGCTACTAAAGTTCAACTTAATACCAAGCACATCCCTCTTGATCAAATATGTCCCATGTGTCACCAAGCGACTGAGACGATCATCCATCTATTGGTTCTATGTCCCTTTGCAGGATCATGTTTGTAGAGGTCGAGTTTAAATATGGTCTCGGTGTCTTTGACTTCATTTTGGGATTTGTTTAGTCAGATGATACTTCAGCACTCTACTATGGCACAAGAGGAATTATTAATGGTGATTTGGGCAATTTGGCATGCCCGAAATGAGCTAGTTTGGTGGGAGAAATCACTGTCAGCGGCGGAGGTTATTCTATTGGCAAGAGTAGTCCTTAATCAATGGAGAAATGCTCAACAAAGGAGATTGGGGTCTTTATTTGTTCCTTCGGGTTCGAACATAGACTTGGAGCATTGGGTGAAACCGGTTATGGGAAAGATTAAGGTAAATGTTGATGGCGCAATCTTTGAAAATGACGGAAAGTTTGGAGCGGCTGCCGTGGCTCGAGACCATGATGGTCGGTTCATTGAAGCCTTCACGGTCCTCTTGGAGGGGTCCGTGGACCCGGCCATAGCTGAAGTTGTGGGGGTTAAGGAGGCTCTGAGTTGGATAAAGAGACACCAATGGGGTCGGGTTgaagttgagacagattctttgGTTGGTGTTCAAGCAATCCGAGGTTCGGTCATCATTCCATCTCCTTTTGGCCAACATGTGTGTGCTTGTCGTACATTGTTGGCTTCCTTACCTTTAGTCACGATTCATTTTGTTAAACGTTCTGTAAATAAAGCTGCACACTGTCTTGCTCGTAGCTCTTGTTTGTATTTAGATCATATTTTCAGTGAGAGTAATGCTCCTGCTGATCTTTTATCTATTGTAATGGTTGAAAGTTCATTCTAATAAAGTTTAccattttccttaaaaaaaaaaaaatatgtaccaAATGAACTCAATAAATGAATGAAACATATCCAAGAACTTACAGGGAGACTTGCCTTCCATAATGAGCTTTgggatataatatttaattgattACTTGACCAAGAGCCAGCTATATATTTTAGTGGggcaatatataaatatagatttaaaaaatataaaatttatagggataagaatattaattttaatagactaaaaagtaaaatacttaaaaaattttgTTAATGAAAAATTGAGGGAACCATATGACCCACATGCCCTTTTTCCTTGTGGTTTCTTAAAACAATTTCTTTTTACTGTATAATCtttaattaatgaattaataAATCCATTTAAATGTCTTTTTTGTCCATTAGGATAAGAAGTGTCATcagacaactttttttttcttttttttttttttttttactattacaTCTAATCCGCAATCCCCATAATACTCTTTTACTTTTGACCTAATCCACATAATTAACGACTTggttagctttttttttttctttcagttTATAAGTAATTTAGTTTAAAATgctattagatttttttttttcataattattgTAAAGATCATAGTTAGCCTATTATTGTAATTTCAACTTGAGCTATATGTAATAAATTATGTCCAATTTATCTACTAATACAAATTTCCATTTACCTTTAAGAAAAAGATCTCCCAAAGTCACCAAACAACTTATAATAACAAGTTTTAAAATATCAATactcatttttaaaatttgtgttCCTATTCTATGTGATTGTTTATTATGTTATAACAAAAatgaaacaaataaataaatagaactACTTTCTATTTTAACCTTAATTCAAGAACTTCATCTTTAAGGTTCTCTCACACGGTACATTGACTTTACATTatgtaaaaaataaagagaCTGTTTAGCTATGTTTTCAGTTTTCAATTTTCggaattgtatttttaaaactaagaatagaaaacagttttttgtTAATGGTGTTTAGCTCACATTCTTTCAAACTATTTTTAGAattcttttttactaaaaaaaaaaaatcaatattctaCACCAGACCATGACATGAACCCATCCTACTCCGGACTCAGACCAGGACCTGAACCTCGGACCCCTgcctgaacccagacccagaccccagaccctaacccgaacccagacccaagcacgaacccaaactcaaaccctgaccccggactcggacccagaccctaaaccaaactcaaacctggacccaaacatcggacttggacccagaccccggactcggacccggacccggacacaAACCCCAGACCCGAATCCAAACTCGGACCCCAGATCCCGAACCCTGACCCATACCTCGGACCCTGACCGTACCCCAATCCCTGACTCGGACCTGGACAccggactcggacccggacccgaaccctgaacTAAGACCCGGACCCCGGATCCcaaacccgaactcggaccctgacccaaacccagacccagactcggaccccacCTGAACCCTGGATGCCGACTTGGaccctagactcggacccgaccCTAGACCCGGCCTAGGGCCTAGGACCTTGGACCTAGCCCCAGGTCTgaatttgggtttgagttcggggtCAGGGTTTGGGGTCGAGGTTCGGGTCTGAATTTGGGTTTGTCTAgtttttttaaaactcaatttttaaaaaatttggctAAACAActctaaaatagaaaataatttttgagttatgaagccaaaacacttaaaaattaaatatatttgcAAGATAGTTGGTAATTTTTTAGACCAAATTACCAAAAATGTGTAAAATTAATCagacatatgtatatattttttaaaaaataaatgaataaaaatttaCTCATTCTACACGTGTAAAATAAAtccaaaaatttataaaatttcttaataaatactatatacaccatcataaaaaaaattagaattaaaACTATTTGAATATAAAAAACATGATGATGGGAGTGTACAAACACAATTTCTATTTAAATGATATACATTTATTATGTATCATGTATATGTCCATATTTTATATGACTCTTATagattaaacaaaaataaaacttgcATGGCATCACAAAAAACCAGTCATTAAACAAGAATATTTCAAAAACTCAGTTAAACTTCATGAATTTCTCAATGTCATCATGAGTCAAGCCAATATAAGTTAACATCATCCTTGGCCAACCTAAGCTCAATATTGGCATCAGCAGGCAAATAAAATTCCCATACTTGTTTTAACACCTCATCACACACCACATCTTTAAGCTGTTGAAAGTCAAGAACTGATGAAGGCAACTCCACCAATCTCCAACAGTTTTTCATGTTTAAATTCCTTAAACTGCGTAGCTGACCGATGTTTTCAGGCAAGTTTCGAATGCTGATGCAGTCTGATATGTCAAGAAATGTTAGCTTGGAT from Cannabis sativa cultivar Pink pepper isolate KNU-18-1 chromosome 4, ASM2916894v1, whole genome shotgun sequence carries:
- the LOC115712409 gene encoding pentatricopeptide repeat-containing protein At1g31430 isoform X1 is translated as MFVTNLYHWSSLKILTSTKLNTSHSHNIFRSYNFVSRCSSCASHLFSTFSCKTSLNEQSCVQYIQRCGTLNQLKQIQTQIFMAGLHQSRGPINKLMAFCTDPSLGNMGYAEKIFDFIQEPSLFIYNVMLKALAKQGSFKRVVWLFNRLRVVGLWPDNFTYPYVLKAIGSLGDVQEGRKVHGIVIKTGLEFDTYVCNSLIDMYAQLGEVQFFTKLFEEMPQRDSVSWNVMISAYVKCRRFGDAIDLFRCMRVESKEKPTEATIVSTLSACTALKDIELGKDIHDYVRNNLDFTVRINNALLDMYAKCGFLIDARKIFDEMPMKNVICWTSLVSGYVHYNKLDEARELFERSPFKDVVLWTVMINGYVQHNCFDEAISLFQEMQRQRVKADRFTVVSLLTGCAQLGVLEQGKWIHGYINEHGIKIDAVVGTALIEMYGKCGCIDESLEIFEGIRDKDTASWTSIICGLAMNGQANKALEFFSEMKRVGINPDYITFIGVLSACSHAGLVEDGRRYFHSMTTLYNIEPKLEHYGCLIDLFGRAGLLHEAEEFIEKIPNDNIETIIPLYGALLSACRIHGNVEMGERVARRLADIESSDSSVHMLLANIYASADRWEDMTKVRRNMNNLRVRKVPGCSSVEINSFVC
- the LOC115712409 gene encoding pentatricopeptide repeat-containing protein At1g31430 isoform X2 is translated as MAGLHQSRGPINKLMAFCTDPSLGNMGYAEKIFDFIQEPSLFIYNVMLKALAKQGSFKRVVWLFNRLRVVGLWPDNFTYPYVLKAIGSLGDVQEGRKVHGIVIKTGLEFDTYVCNSLIDMYAQLGEVQFFTKLFEEMPQRDSVSWNVMISAYVKCRRFGDAIDLFRCMRVESKEKPTEATIVSTLSACTALKDIELGKDIHDYVRNNLDFTVRINNALLDMYAKCGFLIDARKIFDEMPMKNVICWTSLVSGYVHYNKLDEARELFERSPFKDVVLWTVMINGYVQHNCFDEAISLFQEMQRQRVKADRFTVVSLLTGCAQLGVLEQGKWIHGYINEHGIKIDAVVGTALIEMYGKCGCIDESLEIFEGIRDKDTASWTSIICGLAMNGQANKALEFFSEMKRVGINPDYITFIGVLSACSHAGLVEDGRRYFHSMTTLYNIEPKLEHYGCLIDLFGRAGLLHEAEEFIEKIPNDNIETIIPLYGALLSACRIHGNVEMGERVARRLADIESSDSSVHMLLANIYASADRWEDMTKVRRNMNNLRVRKVPGCSSVEINSFVC